A window of Solea solea chromosome 18, fSolSol10.1, whole genome shotgun sequence contains these coding sequences:
- the LOC131444345 gene encoding cytochrome c oxidase assembly protein COX16 homolog, mitochondrial, whose product MFKLNLLQKNRTFRYGVPMLLLVVGGSFGLREFTQIRYDSQKIKRKLDPSLEAKVDVERQKVILEEEYEKIKAVNLEEWKNIRGPRPWEDSRDYQEQQRSRQNKEH is encoded by the exons atgtttaaattaaatctgTTGCAGAAAAACAGGACGTTCAGATATGGAGTTCCTATGCTC tTGCTGGTAGTCGGAGGTTCCTTTGGCCTGAGAGAGTTCACACAAATCCGATATGATTCCCAGAAGATCAAAAGGAAG TTAGATCCTTCTCTGGAGGCCAAAGTCGATGTTGAGAGGCAGAAAGTCATACTGGAGGAGGAGTACGAG AAGATAAAAGCGGTGAATTTGGAGGAGTGGAAGAACATCCGTGGTCCTCGTCCCTGGGAGGACTCGAGAGACTATCAGGAGCAGCAGCGCTCCAGGCAGAACAAAGAGCACTGA